In the Geobacter sp. FeAm09 genome, one interval contains:
- a CDS encoding rhodanese-like domain-containing protein, whose translation MRIRERVLLPLALALTMYVAVAFGAGKEPVVIDVRTEAEWNTGHVKGAVLIPHERIGAGIGAVAGDKKSRIYLYCRTGRRTALAFDVLKKAGYEDVINLGTVENAARELGRQIVK comes from the coding sequence ATGAGGATACGGGAAAGGGTACTTCTGCCCCTGGCGCTCGCTCTGACGATGTACGTCGCAGTGGCCTTTGGCGCCGGCAAGGAGCCCGTGGTCATCGACGTCAGGACCGAGGCGGAATGGAATACGGGACATGTGAAGGGGGCGGTGCTGATCCCCCATGAGCGGATCGGGGCAGGCATCGGGGCGGTGGCAGGGGATAAAAAGAGCAGAATCTACCTGTACTGCCGCACCGGCCGTAGAACCGCGCTTGCTTTCGATGTACTGAAAAAGGCGGGGTATGAGGACGTCATCAACCTGGGGACCGTGGAGAATGCGGCCAGGGAACTGGGCAGACAGATCGTCAAGTAG
- a CDS encoding Rrf2 family transcriptional regulator produces the protein MSNNTQFSIAVHIMTGLGYEDGADLTSSSLARSVNTCPSFVRRVLAKLSRAGLVHTTTGKAGACTLAKRAGEISLFDIYEAVDAPKAFSIHGYDVQKPCPVSCNIKTALERVLKKTQLSVEESLKSITLEEVIADVKK, from the coding sequence ATGTCGAACAACACGCAATTCTCCATAGCGGTGCATATCATGACCGGCCTTGGCTACGAGGATGGGGCGGACCTGACCTCCAGCAGCCTGGCGAGGAGCGTCAACACGTGCCCCAGTTTTGTGCGGCGGGTTCTTGCCAAGCTGTCCAGGGCGGGGCTGGTCCATACGACCACCGGCAAGGCGGGGGCGTGTACGCTGGCCAAGAGGGCGGGCGAGATATCGCTGTTCGATATTTATGAGGCGGTGGATGCGCCGAAGGCCTTTTCAATCCATGGCTATGACGTGCAAAAGCCGTGTCCCGTGAGTTGCAACATCAAAACCGCCCTGGAAAGGGTGTTAAAGAAAACGCAGCTCTCGGTTGAGGAGAGCCTGAAGAGCATCACCCTGGAAGAGGTCATTGCCGACGTTAAAAAATAG
- a CDS encoding alpha/beta fold hydrolase has product MADQALRDGEGYFHPFSGDRIHYRVTGSGGRHILFLHGFAASLHTWDDLAPFFPADEYTLHLLDLKGHGGSVKRCRGDYSTLHNARIVGAYIRSRGLNEVCVAGHSFGGLVGMSAALDCPQITRLVLMDSPGFPQGFPRFMRILRIPFLGPLFMALLSPRRIARKGLESVFYRLERITERLVERYAAGYGGLAAARALAATVRQMIPEDAEQMTRRYADLTIPVLILWGEHDRIVKPWQGNKLHREITGSRLTTIADCGHNPHEERPRKTANLIRAFLAGETD; this is encoded by the coding sequence ATGGCTGACCAGGCACTAAGGGACGGGGAGGGATACTTCCATCCCTTCTCCGGCGACCGTATCCATTATCGCGTGACCGGAAGCGGCGGCCGCCACATCCTGTTCCTGCACGGCTTCGCCGCTTCGCTCCACACCTGGGACGACCTCGCGCCGTTCTTTCCGGCCGACGAGTACACCCTCCACCTGCTGGACCTGAAGGGGCACGGCGGCTCGGTGAAACGCTGCCGGGGCGACTATTCGACCCTGCACAACGCCCGGATCGTCGGCGCCTATATCCGTTCCCGCGGTTTGAACGAGGTGTGCGTGGCGGGGCACTCCTTCGGCGGGCTAGTGGGGATGTCGGCAGCCCTGGACTGCCCGCAGATCACCCGCCTGGTCCTGATGGATTCTCCCGGCTTCCCCCAGGGGTTCCCCCGTTTCATGCGCATCCTGCGCATTCCGTTTCTCGGCCCGCTGTTCATGGCGCTCCTGTCCCCCCGGCGGATCGCCCGCAAAGGTCTCGAATCGGTCTTTTACCGGCTCGAGCGGATTACGGAGCGGCTCGTGGAACGTTACGCCGCAGGGTACGGCGGTCTGGCCGCGGCCCGCGCCCTGGCGGCAACGGTGCGGCAGATGATACCGGAGGATGCGGAGCAGATGACCCGCCGCTATGCCGACCTCACCATTCCGGTCCTGATCCTGTGGGGGGAACACGACCGGATCGTCAAGCCGTGGCAGGGAAACAAACTGCACCGGGAAATAACCGGCTCCCGGCTCACCACCATCGCCGACTGCGGCCACAACCCCCACGAGGAGCGGCCCCGAAAGACCGCCAACCTGATCCGGGCGTTCCTGGCCGGCGAGACCGATTGA
- a CDS encoding methyl-accepting chemotaxis protein produces the protein MGIFGGTNKRELEAKDAEVSKLEQMLDNVDNIVMLCDTTTDNKIFYMNRRAKDMLARHRSELNAGLNGADAGNAFGNSIHQYHKDPSRIRRIFGNPRTDLPHTAEIPIGGVTLRTTAYPVWDSLDSSRVLCYMACWSDITAEKAVVEHQQREIERKNYLETRVVQIATAMEEMSMTVNEVARNTTNASDSAANVAANAYDGQKIVNQAVREMQKVAEIVRSSAVIVGDLGAKSEKISEFVTVINEIAEQTNLLALNAAIEAARAGEQGRGFAVVADEVRRLADRTMASTKKIGAMVAEIQAGAAEAVESIEKGKNEAEGSERLSKHVEESLNGIVISIDQIKDVISQIATASEEQAATATVIAGNLEEISHGG, from the coding sequence ATGGGTATATTCGGTGGTACAAACAAGCGCGAGCTGGAGGCAAAGGACGCGGAGGTCTCCAAGCTGGAGCAGATGCTGGACAATGTGGACAACATCGTCATGCTCTGCGATACGACGACCGACAACAAAATCTTCTACATGAACAGGCGGGCCAAGGATATGCTCGCCCGGCACCGCAGCGAACTCAACGCCGGGCTGAACGGGGCCGACGCAGGCAATGCCTTCGGCAATTCCATCCACCAGTACCACAAGGACCCGTCCCGCATCCGCCGCATATTCGGCAATCCCCGGACGGATCTGCCCCACACCGCCGAGATTCCCATCGGCGGCGTTACCCTGCGGACCACGGCCTACCCCGTCTGGGACAGCCTGGACTCCTCCAGGGTCTTGTGCTACATGGCCTGCTGGAGCGACATTACGGCCGAAAAGGCGGTGGTGGAGCACCAGCAGCGGGAGATCGAGCGCAAGAACTACCTGGAAACCAGGGTCGTGCAGATCGCCACGGCCATGGAAGAGATGAGCATGACCGTCAACGAGGTGGCCCGCAACACCACCAATGCCTCGGATTCGGCCGCCAATGTCGCCGCAAACGCCTATGACGGGCAGAAGATCGTCAACCAGGCCGTCAGGGAGATGCAGAAGGTGGCCGAGATCGTCCGCAGTTCGGCCGTCATCGTCGGCGACCTGGGGGCAAAATCGGAAAAGATCAGCGAGTTTGTCACGGTGATCAATGAAATAGCCGAACAGACCAACCTGCTGGCCCTCAACGCGGCCATCGAGGCGGCCCGCGCCGGGGAGCAGGGGCGGGGATTCGCCGTGGTCGCCGACGAGGTCCGCCGCCTGGCGGATCGCACCATGGCCTCCACCAAGAAGATCGGCGCCATGGTCGCGGAGATCCAGGCCGGGGCCGCCGAAGCGGTGGAGTCTATCGAAAAGGGGAAGAACGAGGCAGAGGGAAGCGAGCGTCTCTCCAAGCATGTGGAGGAATCCCTGAACGGGATCGTCATTTCCATCGACCAGATCAAGGACGTGATCTCGCAGATCGCCACGGCGTCCGAGGAACAGGCTGCCACTGCGACGGTCATTGCCGGCAATCTGGAGGAAATTTCCCACGGGGGGTGA
- a CDS encoding DUF4350 domain-containing protein, with amino-acid sequence MNKATIACCLIFAMILAVLPSFAAEGAPKVIFDQGHGQRFTIGDPGELQFSKLADTLRASGITITTVTAPLTDGALKGAAGLVISSAFKPLRPEEVEAVDRFVHNGGRLAVMLHIAPPLDSLLSRLGIDFSSSVLHERNNVIDSDLNFRVTDLSTNPLFSGIKSFSAYGVWAIRPGASAIAIARTSPEAWIDLNGDKALSKGDAVGAFAVVVMGTRGQGEFTVFGDDAIFQNRFMDDNNRKLAANLGTWLTRH; translated from the coding sequence ATGAATAAAGCTACCATCGCATGTTGTCTCATATTCGCAATGATCCTGGCGGTTTTGCCATCGTTTGCCGCAGAAGGCGCGCCGAAGGTCATCTTCGACCAGGGTCACGGCCAGCGTTTTACGATCGGCGACCCGGGCGAACTCCAGTTTTCAAAGCTGGCCGACACCCTGCGGGCCTCCGGGATCACCATCACCACGGTCACAGCGCCCCTGACCGACGGGGCGCTCAAGGGCGCGGCCGGGCTGGTCATATCCAGCGCTTTCAAGCCGCTCCGGCCTGAGGAGGTTGAGGCGGTCGACCGCTTTGTGCACAATGGGGGGAGGCTGGCCGTCATGCTGCACATCGCCCCTCCCCTGGACAGCCTCCTGTCCCGGCTGGGAATCGACTTTTCCAGTTCCGTGCTGCACGAGCGCAACAACGTCATCGACAGCGACCTCAACTTCCGCGTCACCGACCTGTCCACCAACCCGCTCTTTTCCGGCATCAAGAGTTTTTCCGCCTATGGCGTCTGGGCCATCAGGCCCGGCGCGTCAGCCATCGCCATCGCCCGCACCTCTCCCGAGGCCTGGATTGACCTGAACGGCGACAAGGCCCTGTCCAAGGGGGACGCCGTGGGCGCCTTCGCGGTCGTCGTCATGGGGACCCGGGGGCAAGGCGAATTCACCGTCTTCGGGGACGACGCCATCTTCCAGAACCGCTTCATGGATGACAACAACCGGAAGCTGGCGGCCAACCTAGGAACATGGCTGACCAGGCACTAA
- a CDS encoding DUF3108 domain-containing protein yields MNKPGSTVFLVMMLALWAGVAVPPRPAAAFPMPERLEFEISYTGIPAGRAVQEVTLEGTEVHIVSTAKSADWLKVFFPVEDRIESVLISGAPPLYIGVPRLYRERIREGWTRFQKDAVFDRQKLEVHTKDLLKNSETTKSITKRTYDTLSSFFYFRSIPLQVGTSYYIDIFDCKKLWNTEVQVLRREVIETPLGKFRTVVIKPLLKSEGIFARTGDMYIWLTDDDRRIPVLMKSKVKIGSISATLVGGNYWPKKK; encoded by the coding sequence ATGAATAAACCGGGGAGTACCGTGTTCCTGGTCATGATGCTGGCGCTCTGGGCGGGAGTGGCGGTGCCGCCGCGCCCGGCAGCGGCATTTCCGATGCCGGAGCGGCTGGAGTTCGAGATATCCTACACCGGCATCCCTGCCGGCCGGGCGGTGCAGGAGGTGACCCTCGAAGGCACTGAGGTGCACATCGTCTCCACCGCCAAATCCGCCGACTGGCTGAAGGTCTTTTTCCCGGTGGAAGACCGGATTGAATCGGTGCTGATCTCGGGTGCGCCCCCCCTCTACATCGGGGTGCCCCGGCTGTACCGCGAGCGCATCCGCGAGGGGTGGACCCGTTTCCAGAAGGATGCGGTCTTCGACCGCCAGAAGCTCGAGGTCCATACCAAGGACCTGCTGAAGAACAGCGAAACCACCAAGAGCATCACCAAGAGGACCTACGACACCCTGTCCAGCTTTTTCTATTTTCGTTCCATCCCCCTCCAGGTGGGCACGTCCTACTATATCGACATCTTCGATTGCAAAAAGCTCTGGAATACGGAAGTTCAGGTCCTGCGCCGGGAGGTGATCGAGACTCCCCTCGGGAAGTTCCGGACGGTGGTGATCAAGCCGCTGCTCAAATCGGAGGGGATCTTTGCCCGCACCGGCGACATGTACATCTGGTTGACCGACGATGACCGCCGCATTCCGGTATTGATGAAATCCAAGGTCAAGATCGGCAGCATCAGCGCCACCCTGGTGGGGGGGAACTACTGGCCAAAGAAGAAGTAG
- the cobO gene encoding cob(I)yrinic acid a,c-diamide adenosyltransferase: MRHLEQRTRVGLIVVLTGNGKGKTTSALGMALRAVGHRQRVCIIQFMKGDLYTGEIDGLKWLHPLVEFHQTGKGFCGIQGNPYPYHEHRANAQCAIELARERCQSGHFDLVILDEINNALKLGLVDLPQVVELLDSKPPEQHLVLTGRDAHPEVCRRAHTVTEMREIKHAYRDGIEPQSGIDC, from the coding sequence ATGCGGCATCTGGAACAGCGCACGAGGGTGGGGCTGATCGTGGTGCTGACCGGTAACGGCAAGGGGAAGACCACGTCTGCCCTGGGCATGGCCCTGCGGGCGGTTGGTCACCGACAGCGGGTCTGCATCATCCAGTTCATGAAAGGTGATCTCTACACGGGCGAGATCGACGGCCTGAAGTGGCTCCACCCGCTGGTGGAGTTTCATCAGACCGGCAAGGGGTTCTGCGGCATCCAGGGCAACCCCTATCCCTACCACGAGCACCGGGCCAATGCCCAGTGCGCCATTGAACTGGCCCGGGAACGCTGCCAAAGCGGCCATTTTGACCTCGTCATCCTGGACGAGATCAATAATGCGCTGAAGCTCGGGTTGGTGGACCTGCCCCAGGTAGTGGAGCTGCTCGACAGCAAGCCGCCGGAGCAGCATCTGGTGCTGACGGGGCGGGACGCGCACCCGGAGGTGTGCCGACGGGCTCACACCGTAACCGAGATGCGGGAGATCAAGCATGCCTATCGGGATGGGATTGAGCCGCAGTCGGGGATAGACTGCTGA